The DNA window AAAATAAAATGATTTCTGGTGAAGAAGATAAAGCATTTTTAGGGGAAGATAAAGAGTTTTTGATCATCTACTCGAAAGAGAAACTGAAGACTGAGAAGATCGATTATTTTATTTATGGACACCGTCATCTTCCGATGGTTTTAGATCTGGAACAAAATGCCAAATATATCAATCTTGGAGATTGGATTTCCTATTTTACCTACGGTGTTTTTCAAGAAGATTTTGAATTAAAGACCTTTGAGGAAAAGACAAAAAAAAATTACCCCTAAAAGAGGTAATCTTCGAATGAATAAATTCACTCTGTTTTTAATCCATATTCCGCATACATCATTGCAATAACTTGACCAAAAATTTCAATTTATATTAAAAAAATATTAAAAAGGGTTGATGTTGGGTTAATCGATTAGAAATGAGACGATAAGAATATTAAAAATTTAGAAATTGGAAAATATATTCAACATACAGACTGAGCAGGATTTTTTAAATGCTTCATTGAAAACATTTCGTTATCAATACGAGAATGTTGAGATATACAGGAAGTTTGTAGATTATCTTAAGGTGAATCCTGAAACAGTTAGTGAACTGTCAAAAATTCCATTTCTACCAATAGAAATGTTTAAGAATCATCAGATCCTGGACAAAAAAGCATCTGCAGATCTGTATTTTCAAAGTTCGGGAACCACACAGATGAACTTATCTAAGCATTTCATTGCGAATGAAAACCTGTACCGTGAAAGTATTTATAAAAGCTTTGAGCAGTTTATCGGAAAGCCTGAGGATTTTATTTTCCTTGGATTGTTACCAAGTTATCTGGAAAAACAGAATTCATCATTAATTTATATGGTAGATTATTTGATGAGCACTTCCGCAAAACCTGAAAACGGATATTTTTTATACAACCACTCCGATTTATTTGACCTTTTAAATACATTGAAAGATAAAAAAGTGATACTATTCGGTGTTTCTTTTGCGCTTTTGGATTTTCTGGACTATTGTCATTCCGAACGAAATGGAGAATCATTAAATTTTATGGAAAACTTAGTGGTGATCGAAACCGGTGGAATGAAAGGCAGAAAGGAAGAAATGACAAAAGATGAATTGCTGGTAATTCTTCAGGAAGGTTTTAAAACAGATAAGATCTATTCAGAATATTCAATGACAGAATTGTTATCTCAGGCATATTCCCTTGGAAATAATGAATATAAGTGTCCAAATTGGATGCGTATTTTAGTGAGAAATGTAGAGGATCCACTGACGTATGAGAAAGAGGGTAGAACCGGGGCTGTTAATATTATAGACCTGGCGAATATTCATTCCTGCTCTTTTATTGCAACACAGGATTTAGGAAAAACACTTGTTGATGGGAAGTTTCAGATTCTCGGAAGAATAGATCATTCTGATATTCGTGGATGCAGCTTACTGGTTTCTTAAATCAGAAGTCAGGTTGAGCAGGAAAATGCGATCATCTAAAACATTGTAAAAGATTAAAAATATGGATGTGATTAAAAAATTGTTCTTATACTCTCTTTTGATTGGATTATCCAATTTGTTGTCTGCTCAAAAAGATGTGAAATCTGATATTTGGTCTGGAATTTATGTTGTACGTTCGGTAAATAAAGAAAGTTCAGAAATTGTTGATACTTTAATAATTAATAGAACAAAAGATGCCGATCCGAAAAAAGTTGCTGCCCGCTATGAATCGGATTTAGCCCGATGGACAATTTTTTCTAAAAAAGATGGTGATAAAGAAAAAGCTGTTATTAAGAGATTTTTATTTGATATAAAAAATAAAGAAGACGGATATAAAGAATTTGGTTGGACGGATTTACATGAGAAAGGGAAGATGAACTGTATTGATGGTGGACATTTTTTTATTTGTCAGACAGAACCGGATACTAAGGTTTCCTTTAGTAAAGATGAAGCCTATCCTACTAAAACAGGTATTTTTGGGATATGGTTAGATTACGGAATAGCCGAACTGGAGAAGATCGAAAATTGAAGTGAGAAACAATAATGACGATCTTTGTTTTTATAAGTCGTGAATTTTAATATAATACGAATTCCCCCAATCCCCGAAGCTCCCGCATCTAAAGACCTCTTAAATAAGAAAACATGCTTAAAATAGAAGAACTTGTTCATGCATATATCCATTCTCACTGTGATTTTGAGAAAGAAATTGTTTTAACCAATCATTTTCATTCTGATTGGGAAGCTGATATATTGATCATAAATACTTTGGGGCTGAGTCATGAAATTGAAATTAAGCTGTCTAAAAGTGATTTTAAAAATGATTTCAAAAAATCCTATATCAATACTGCTACAGGAGAGAAATTTTTAAAACACGATAAAATTTCCTGTGGAGATTATGTGTGTAATGCATTTAGTTTTCTCCTTCCTATGGGTATGATTGATCATAATGTGATTCCTGAACATTGTGGGATCATCGAATTTTATCATAATGTGGATACGTGGGAAACTGAATTTTATCTCATAAGAAAGCCTATTCAGGTACATCAGGATTCCTATTGGAAACTAAATGATAAAGATCTTTTTATCCGAAAAATAGCACTTAATTTACTACAGCGAAAAATGGAGATCAAAGGAAAACACGAAGAACTTATCTTTAAAAATCCTTTTGATATCAAAAAAAGAAAATAAAAAATCCTGCCAATTTAGACAGGATTTTTTTTAGATATATATTTTTTTATTAAGCAGCTACCTCGGTATCTGTTCGTTGAAGTAAGAATTTGTAGATCAATCCGCCAGCAATTCCACCAAGAATAGGAGCTACCCAGAACAACCAAAGTTGAGACATCGCAGCACCACCTACAAAAAGAGCCTGGGAAAGGGATCTTGCAGGATTTACAGATGTATTGGTAATAGGAATTGATATTAAATGTATCAATGTTAAAGCAAGGCCAATGGCAATTCCAGCGAATTTTCCGTTAGCCCATTTATCCGTTGCTCCCATAATAATGATCAGGAAGAAAGCAGTTAACAAAAACTCGGCTAAGAACGCTGCTCCCATCGAATAGCTTCTGTTATGATAGCCGGGCATATCATAGAAGTTGGTGGCAAAAGCTCCTGGTCCTTCTGTAGTAAATGCTCCAGCACCGTTGAGGATAAAATAAAGGCAGGCAGCTGCTGCGATTGCACCCAGACACTGGGCGGCAACATAAGAGATCAGGTCTTTGAAAGGAAATCTTCCTCCGGCTAAAAGACCAAAAGTCACAGCAGGGTTAAAGTGTCCTCCTGAAATATGACCCACAGCATAAGCCATGGTGAGAACCGTAAGACCAAATGCTAAAGCAACACCTAAAAGTCCAATTCCAATGTCGGGAACTCCGGCAGCGAAAACTGCACTTCCGCAACCACCGAAAACAAGCCAAAATGTGCCGAAAAATTCAGCAAAAAGTTTTTTTATCATAATGTTTATTTTTATATTGAAACCAAATTTATAGTTTAAATTTCAAATTTTCAAATTAATTTTTAAAAAGAATGAAATTAAATCGAATAACAGGTGTGGATATGGCAATGTTATTCAGTATTTAATGAAGAATATATTTTATGAATACTTCTCTTATAGTTGAATTGTATCACATAAATGTTTATTTTTCGTTTTTTAATTAAAAAGCTTGCGAATGAAAAAGTTTCTGTGTGTAATTTTTGGATGTTTTATTTCTCATTTTCATTATGCCCAATCCTCTAAAAATACAGGATCCTGTTATGACCTTAATGAAGTTTTAAAAGTGGAACCAACACCTCTTTATAAACCTCACCTGGATGCTTCAAAAAGTTTTGGGGTAAAATTACTGAAGGATACTAAAATCATTCAGAAATATATCAACAGCGGAAAGTTTCATAAAATTAAAAAAACGGGGAAAGGATACCGGGTTCAGAAATTGAATTATAGCAGAGCTTATATGGTTTCTAAAGCTAAAACAACCCTTGAAAAAATGGGCGCCAGATTTAGTAAAGAGACAAAAGGACATACTTTTACGGTTTCATCAATTACAAGGACGCTTGAAGACCAATGCCGATTAAGAAGAGTGAATTCCAATGCGTCCTTAGGAATAAGCTCTCATAATTATGGAAACTCTTTCGATATTTCTTACGTACGGTTTAATGATGTTTTAAAATATAATCCTAAAATGGAAATTGCTTTAGAAAAAGTATTGAAATATTACGCTAATGCCGGCCGGATTTATTACATAAAAGAAAGACAACAGAGCTGTTATCATATTACCGTTAGGAATTATTGATCATTGTAATAATTTGATGATTTGAAAAGAAATAAAAAGGATATTGTTTTATCTTTAATGAAGATTAATAAATCCTCAATTATAAGTGAGATATTTGCATAAGTAGTTTAGTTTATATAATTTTATACGACTAAAAAACCATGAAAATATGACAATTCTTAACAAAGATGAATATACCGCCGCAATTGCCGCGTGGGATACCAGTTCCAAAGATTATTCAACAATCCAAAAGTTAATCCCCTCCAACTTTGTTTTTACCCTTTCGCTGGATCAGATTGACTGGCTGAAAAGAAATAATAAATGTGAAGATTTCTGTACTGAAATAGGAGTGTATAAAAATCAACTTGTATTGATCCTTTGTGCACTTGATGCAAACGGACAAAAAATTGCAGTTAATGAATACCCTTATAGCATTCTTGCAGAGTTAACAACAAACCTTACTTTGGTAGAAACAAAAGAGTATACCTTAGTGAAAAATGCTGTTCTTTCTAAAGAATTACAGCAGGTAGATCGTACTGCGGATATGTATTTACCCGTAGCTAATATGCCGATAATGGAACAGGATAAAGCTGTTGCTGCCATAGAACTTTGGAGAGATGAAGGATCAACATGGTTCTATAGAGAGTGTGAGGAATTTAAGGGAGCAAGGATTTTTAAAAGATTCTATGTTCCTGTAGAAGACCTGAATCCACCGAAAGAGGGACTTAGCTATATCGTATGTTCATTTGGAATCAAATTTTCTGAAATCTATCAGAGACCTTTGGTAACATTGATCTTTATCTCTTTCTTTCGGGATTTACAAAATACAGGAAGTGTAGAGGTAATTTCCAATACATACGATTGGTCAAGACCATGTCCTCCGATTTGTCAATTATAGAAATATATGCATAGCTATTTTATCACTACGTGGGGTATCACAAATATTCTGCTTCTCATTTCTTTTATTTTCGGAATTGCAAAATATTCTGTTTTAAGAAAAGAAGAAAAACAATATGTGTTCTATATTGGATTTCTTTTATTTATAGAAGCCGCAACTAATTTTTTAACAGTTGTTCTTCATTATAAAGACACCTCATTTTTGTATCCGATTTATATAGCTGGCGAATTTTTCCTGTTAACAAGTTTATTCATTAGAAAACTGGGCGTACTAAAATATGGGCTGATCCCAATATTGATCCTTACGGTAGGTTTTTTAATTGTAAATAAATTTTTTGACACCTATTTTAATGATGATGTTGTAAAAGTGACTTCCAACATCATCATTGTATGTTTTGCAGGGTATACTTTATTACAGCAAATTAAGAATAACAAAAGTGTTAATCGCTTTACATTAGTGGATGCCTGTATTTTTTTCTATTATTCTGTCTCCGTTTTTATTTTTATCATCCAGCATCAGATAGCCACTTTGTCAGAGGATAATTATTATGCAATTTTAGGAACCAATAATATTCTGTCAAGTATTTTATATGGTTCTTTTATATATACATTTATCAAATTAAAGAAATAACCCTACATATTGATTTTTTAATATTGATAATTGTGATCCTGGCAGTTATCGTATTATTTATTCTACTGGCTTATAAAACTTTTGTAGATAGGATTATTAAAGAAAAGAATGCGCAACATGAGGCTGAAGTTCTTCATCAGAAAAAATTAGTATTAGAAAATATTAAGGCTCAGGAAGAAGAACGGAAACGAATTGCCGTCATGATTCATGATGATATGGGGAACAGGCTCAATATATTGTCTTTGTGGCTTAATAATCTCGATACCAAGGGAGATGAATTAATTAAGAAAAACATTTATGGACAGATGTCTGCTTTAATTGATTCTGCGAGAACGATATCCCATTCTTTGTATCCGGTAAACCTGGAATCGGTGGGTCTTGTTTTGTATATTGAAGAATTAATTGCAAATCTATCTCATAAAATTAATATCTCATTACAGGTAGCTCCAGGTTATGAACAGAAAGATGTTTTTATAGAAGTTCAGCTGTACAGGATTATACAAGAGTTTACTACGAATGTTATTAAACATTCAGAAGCTACAAAAATCTGGATCTATATAAAAGACTATTCACAGTATACAGCCGTAGTTATTTCAGATAACGGACAGGGTTTTGATTATGATCTGGTGAAAAAAGGAATGGGTATTAAAAATATTGAATCCAGGATCAAATCTATAAATGCTGTTCATAAATGGAAAAATGTACCCAATAAAAGAAGTCGTTTAATCATTAAAATTCCTCGTAATAATGAATTCCAAGATCAAAATAGCGCTAATAGATGATGAACAGTTAATTCTGGAGGGTGTCAAATTATTATTATCAAATGAGCAGAATATATCCGTAAACCTTACAGCGGATAACGGACCAGATTTTATAAAAAGTTTAGAAGACCTACCTGAGAAAGATTTTCCGGATATTGCTTTAGTGGATGTACAGATGCAGCCAATGAACGGTTTTGAACTGGTTGAAATTCTTAAAGAAAAATACCCTAATCTGAAAATTATTATTCTTTCTTCCCATTATAAAAGCTCCATTCTGGGTTATATGGTTAAACTGGGAGTTTCTGCTTTTCTGCCTAAGAACTCAAATAAGAAAACATTTATAGACGCTATTACAATGGTTTTTAAAAATGGTGTTTTCTTTACAGCTGAAGATCATCAGATGTTGTTTACCTACATGAACAGTTCCAGTAAGAAGAAATCTTTGTTTGAAATGGAAGATGAACTTTCAGAACGTGAAAAGGATGTGGTAAAACTGATATGTCAGGAATATACCAATAATGAAATAGCTGAAAAGCTTTTTATAAGCCCGAGGACGGTGGAAAGTCACCGACAGCGCGTTCTTGAAAAGATAGGTGCTAAAAATACAGTCGGTATTGTAATCTATGCGATTATTAACAATATCTATTCTCTTGAAAAAATATAATTCCGTAGAAATACGGAATTTTTAATTTAGTATCTTTTACTCTATTATTCTCTCCCTTTTCATGGTTACTTTGAAATGATTATCTAACGGAGCTATAATATAAAAAAAGCGACGGTAGATTATTGATCACTTAAAAATTGTTACCATGGGAAATGATATAGTATCTGTCGGAATTTTTTTTGATGGAACAGGAAATAACGGATTCAATGCAACTTCAGATAAAAAGCCACTGATTAACCATGAAAGCTATCATGCAGCACCCACAAATGTTTTTAAGCTCTTCGAATTGTTCAATGGAGATGAAAAAATATATGTTGAGGGAATAGGAACGATAACCGGAGCCGAAGACAGTGATTTTGCGAAAGCAACCTGTAAAAATCCGATAGGATGTTCTGGGTATTCTTCCGATGATAAGCTTCGGAAAGCATACTCTTTTATTGAACAGAAAATGCAGGATAAGACCAAAGAATATCAGTTTTATGTATATGGATTCAGTAGGGGATCTATGCTGGCTAGAAATTTTTGTTATGAACTATTAAGTCCGGGTTCTGTATTATCAGGAAATATTAAAGTAAAGTTCTTAGGCGTTTTTGATACCGTAGAATCAGCTCCTTTTAACGATTATAATGTGAGTTTATCAGCAGGCGTAGAAAATGCACTTCAATTATGTGCGGTGAATGAATGCAGATATTTTTTTCCATTGACCGGATTTTTTGAAAATTCAAAAAGTATGGAAGATTCAGAGCTTTCTACCGGAAATTCTGTATGGAAAGAGATCTTTGTTCCGGGTGTTCATGCTGATGTAGGTGGAGGTTATCTGGAAACCTCACAATCGGTGTATGTTTCTTCAAATCACCTGCAGGTTTCAGAGATAAATTCCTACGTTTCAAATATAAGAGATGTAGCGAAAGATCCTGAGGGAAATAGAATCTGGAATCCTATTTTACAGAATTATCACATAGATGAAGGTGAAATTCTCTCTCAGGCATATGTAGAAAGAGAAATAGTTTACAATGACCTTTCAAAAGTTTACGGAAAATTAATGTTGATGCAAACTAATGCTATAATTTCAGTTTTTAAGACAGATTTTAATGAATCTGATTTCAAAATTGGTCAGGAACATTTGTTTTTAGAATCATTTTATACCGAACTCGAAAGCTATGCCAACAACCTTACCCCGAGTATGAAACCCTCGTATAATTATGAAAAACTTGCAGATTATACCCATATTTCAGCCAATTTTGGTTTATATAAAAAGGGGCAGCTTAAAAGATCTCCAGAATTAATAGATGCAGAAATAATAAATAATGGATTAAATGTTCCCAGCAGATCGTTAGCTAATAATCTTCATCCAGTTCTTCAGGCTGAAATGCATATCCTGGAGGATACAGTGGTTACAGATTTCGCATATGGAGCGAATGTTCCTAATAATGATAACTGGATGCGCTCTATATTAATTTAAAATAAAACTTACATTATTAAATGTTCGTATTTTTCAGTTTTAGCTTAGGTAATGGAGCTCCTCAAATGGGGAGCTTTTTTTATTTATCGTCTATTCATTTCTTTTTCCGTATTTTTGCACCCGAAAAATATTCAGTATTAATTCTTAAATTATATCATTAAATGCTTTCGGTTCAAGGTCTAGGATTACATCATTCGGGAAACTATTTGTTTCAAAATGTGAATTTCACTATTAAAAAGGATGATAAAATTGGTTTAGTAGGAAAAAATGGAGCGGGAAAATCCACTTTATTGAAGATGCTTTCCGGAGAAATTACATTCTACGAAGGAAGTGTTGTACCTGATGGAAATATTACTATTGGTTTCCTGAAGCAGGATTTGGACTTTGTAAAAGGAAGAACGGTTTGGGATGAAACGATGCAGGCTTTTGAGCAGATCAATGCCTGGAAGAATGAACTTGAAGAAGTGAATCACCAAATGACTGTAAGAACTGATTACGAAAGTGATGCTTACACGGATTTGATCAATAGAATGACTGAATTAAATGATCTTTTAATGCACCATGATGCCTACAATTTGGAAGGTGACATGGAAAAGGTATTATTCGGATTAGGATTTAAAGCTGATGATTTCCAGAAAATTACTGACGAGTTCTCCGGAGGTTGGAGAATGAGAATTGAACTGGCAAAACTGCTTCTTCAAAAGAATGACGTAATGCTTCTCGATGAGCCTACCAACCACCTTGATATGGAATCCATCATCTGGCTGGAAAATTTCCTTAAAGATTATCCTGGAGCTATTGTATTGGTAAGTCACGATAAACAATTCATGACAGCCGTTTGTAACAGGACTTTTGATGTTAACAATAAGAAAGTTGATGATTATAAAGCGGATTACACCAAATATCTTGAACTTAGAAAAGATAGAAAAGAAAAACTGATCCAAGCTAAAAAGAATCAGGATGCAGAGATAAAACATACTGAAGAGTTAATTAATAAGTTCCGGGCAAGTGCTTCTAAAGCCGCGTTTGCACAATCTTTAATCAAAAAACTTGAAAAAGTTGAACGTATTGAAGTAGAAAATGATGACGTTTCAAAGTTTAATATTCGATTCGTTCAGTCTGTTGTTCCCGGAAAAGTTAATTTTGAAGCTGAAAAACTGGGTAAAGCATATGGAAAGAAGCAGATCTTTGATGATGTAGATTTTATTGTTCAGCGTGGAGATAGAATTGCCCTGTTAGGACAGAATGGACAGGGGAAAACAACTCTTGCGAAAATATTGGCTGGTGAAATTAAAGACTACAGTGGAACCTGGAATCTTGGTCATAACGTGAATATCGGATATTTTGCTCAAAATCAGGAAGAAGTATTAACACCAAATAAAACGGTTTTAGAAGAGGCGGAAGATGCTGCAACAGAAGAAACCAGACCAAGAGTAAGAGATTTATTAGGATCTTTCTTATTTCAGGGTGAGGCTGTTACAAAGAAAACCAAAGTATTATCGGGAGGAGAAAGAAACCGTCTTGCGCTTTGTAAATTATTATTACGTCCTTTCAATACATTGATTATGGATGAGCCTACCAATCACCTCGATATTCAGTCTAAGGAGATTATCAAATTGGCATTACAGAAATTTGAAGGTACACTGATCGTGATCTCTCACGACAGGGAGTTCCTGCAAGGGCTTTGTGATAAGATTTTTGAATTCCGTGATGGTAAAATGAAAGAGTTCCTTGGAGATATCAATGAGTACCTTGAATACAGGCAGAAAGAAACGATCAGAGAGATCTCAGCTGAAAAGGCAAAGCTTCATGATGAGGTCAAAGTAGAGGTTAAACCTAAGGTTGAGGTTGTGGAGAAAGCAGAACCTATTGTTCAGCCAAAGTCAGGTTTTGTAAGTAAGGAGCAAAAAAATATTCAGAATAAAATAAAAAAAGTGGAAGAGAGAATTTCAGAATTGGAAACAAAATCTGAAGAAATGGAAGTCTCTTTTGCAAAAGAAAATCCTTCTGATGGAATGTTAGAAGAATATAATAAAGTAAAATCTGATTTGGAACTCGCTTTACAAGAGTGGGAGCATTTGGCTTCTCAACTTGAGTAAAAATTTATTCGTTAGCAGATGTTTTAATTTCGATTATTATTTTTATTTAGTAATTACAAATTATTATTGTTATTTTTGATGCATGATTTTTAGGGAAAGTAGACAATTTAAGAATTTTATCTCAAGACTTTTGTTTGGGATTTATTTTCTTGCGCTGTTTTCTCAAAGTTTTCACCATCATGATCCTATAGATGGCTTCAGAAATTTTAATCTTAAAAAATCTGAAAATACAATTACAAAAAATGTAGCTAAGGAAAAAGCCGGCGATTGTTTGGCGTGTCACTTCTTAGCTACCGGCCATACCTTGGTGCCTGAAGAATTTAATTTTTCTTTTGAGGGCTATACTCAGGAAATAAAACAGATTATTGCCGTTCAGGAGATTATCTGGTCTCAGACTAAATTTACTTTTCAGCTTCGGGGTCCCCCCACAATTTCATAATTCACATATTTTATCGGATTTGTCTTAGATCTTTATTGTTTAAAGGTTGCTTAATATTGGAAAATTAGTCCATTAAGTCGTCATTAATTTATTAAGATGGTTAAGATTAAATGTATTTGTAGAGATGTAATTTACATTCAATAGACTATACATTTTACTTTGTACACCTTAAACCGTACAAAAAATCCAAAAAAACAAATTTTTTGAAAATGTACTTTTTAAAGTACTCAATCTATCTATTTACAATGAAATTGATATATAGTTTATTGCTGATCTTTTGTGGATTAGTACTAACAAACGCACAAAAAACTTATACCGTTGAAGGTACCGTTCAGGATTTTCATGATAAAAGCACATTGCAAAATGCTATAGTACAAATTGGAAACTTTACGACTAAAACGGATAAAAAAGGTAAGTTTTTATTTAACAAAATTCCTGCGGGAGCTTATAATCTCATTGCAAAGCATCCTGATTGTCATGATTATACTGAAAATATAGGAGTTAATCAGGATCTTCACTTAACCATTATCCTTGAACACCATGTTCAGGATATTGAAACAGTGACTATACATGGGAGCCATAAAAATAATGGTTCTTTGATTGTTAAGACAATTGATAAATCGGAAATAGAGAAAAACTCTACTGATAACTTAGGTAATTTATTGTCTAAGATTTCTGGTGTTACTGCTTTAAAAACTGGAAATAATATTTCAAAGCCAATTATTCATGGACTATATGGAAGCCGAATTGCCATTATGAATAATGGAGTTAAGCTGGCGGAGCAAGAATGGGGAGTGGAACATGCTCCAAACGTAGATATTAATAATTTCCAGCATATAGATGTCATTAAAGGAGCTTCTGCTTTGAAATATGGGAGTGATGCAATTGGTGGAGTTATAGTTTTGGAACCGGAAATTTTCCCTAAAAAAGATACGGTAAGAGGTTCTGTAAGTCTTTCAGGTATTTCTAATGGAAAAGGTCTGGGATTAGATGTAAATGTTGCCAAAACATGGAAAAATGGATGGGCTGTAAAATCGGGGGGATCAATTAAAAAACTAGGTGATCAGCATACTCCGGATTATAATTTGATGAATACAGGAATGGATTTTTCATCTTTTAATTTTACAGTTCAGAAGAATTCATATGAACAGGGGATTTCCTTCGATTATTATCTTACCAATCAGAATATTGGAATTTACAGAGGTTCACACGTAGGAAATAATAATGACTTTTATAATGCTATGACGTTGAATATTCCTGTTTACACTGGAACTTTCAGTTATGATATTGATAACCCAAGGCAGGTAATAGAACATCATATTGCTAAAATTTCGGCTTTTAAAAGATTCGAAAATATTGGTAAAGTTTCTGCAACCTATAGTTTTCAATATAACCATAGACAAGAATATGATATTAGAAGAGGAGAATTAAAAGATATCCCCTCTTTGGATTTAGCATTAATGACTCATCAGTTTAATCTGAACAATTTACTAGAAAGAGAAAAATGGTCATTGGAAACAGGTATTGATGCTAGTTTTCAAAATAATTACTCAGATCCAGCTACAAAAGCCAGGCGTCTGATCCCTAATTATGACAAATACTCAGCTGGCGTTTATTCTATTTTTAAATATAAAATTTCTAGTGAATTGAACGCTGAGGCAGGGGTAAGATATGATTTTAATCGTTATGACGTAACAAAGTGGTATGATAAGAGTGACTGGGATAAATTATATAAGGCAACTTATCCGCAATTTTATGTAAAAACAGATCAAAACAGAATACTAACCCGTCCGAAGCTTAATTATGGAAATGTTTCTTTCAATGCTGGGCTGGAATATCATCCAAGTTTAAGTTTTAATTTAAAATTTAACTA is part of the Chryseobacterium paludis genome and encodes:
- a CDS encoding TonB-dependent receptor; this encodes MKLIYSLLLIFCGLVLTNAQKTYTVEGTVQDFHDKSTLQNAIVQIGNFTTKTDKKGKFLFNKIPAGAYNLIAKHPDCHDYTENIGVNQDLHLTIILEHHVQDIETVTIHGSHKNNGSLIVKTIDKSEIEKNSTDNLGNLLSKISGVTALKTGNNISKPIIHGLYGSRIAIMNNGVKLAEQEWGVEHAPNVDINNFQHIDVIKGASALKYGSDAIGGVIVLEPEIFPKKDTVRGSVSLSGISNGKGLGLDVNVAKTWKNGWAVKSGGSIKKLGDQHTPDYNLMNTGMDFSSFNFTVQKNSYEQGISFDYYLTNQNIGIYRGSHVGNNNDFYNAMTLNIPVYTGTFSYDIDNPRQVIEHHIAKISAFKRFENIGKVSATYSFQYNHRQEYDIRRGELKDIPSLDLALMTHQFNLNNLLEREKWSLETGIDASFQNNYSDPATKARRLIPNYDKYSAGVYSIFKYKISSELNAEAGVRYDFNRYDVTKWYDKSDWDKLYKATYPQFYVKTDQNRILTRPKLNYGNVSFNAGLEYHPSLSFNLKFNYAKVGRTPNIAELFSDGLHHSAAVIEIGDMGLKNEQGHQLNLVADAKFNVLKGLNVSVNPYFFITKNYINEIPTGVQNTIRGVFPVWAYQQIDARMYGVDLDINLKITNNLTYIAKGSYVNGQDDTHNEPLILMMPPNFSNALQFKKENWNQFYFSLENQTFLKQNRFPIHNAPVTIFENGAEVDKIVDFSTPPNGYSLWNIQTGINISKNLSAGLIVNNLFNVSYRDYLNRMRFFADEAGRNFILNVRYRF